Proteins encoded together in one Musa acuminata AAA Group cultivar baxijiao chromosome BXJ3-6, Cavendish_Baxijiao_AAA, whole genome shotgun sequence window:
- the LOC103989626 gene encoding ABC transporter C family member 10-like isoform X1 has translation MDAIRSARMAFCGGNICSDLAGANCGLGGILYSNTCVNHFFVMLINVLLVFSFFLNFAHKVSCGVGTMERSFWSLSPLRISSLIFSGLLGLAYIGLGLWKLEEKLRKGEGFFPLHWWLLVFSQGFTWVAMCLAVSIRAKHLGNTFVRLWSGLASAFAGFLCISSVLSILVENSTSTRIALNLLSLPGTTLLLFCTCNGSKAKEDQESSEESIYAPLNSKYSAKSSHPVELITPFAHAGFLSRVSFWWLNPLMKQGYKKPLEEKDVPQLGELDSAESLCSLFLERLNNQKQNNQASSSSYLWIIVSCHKKEIFSSGFFALLKVLTMSAGPVLLNAFIKVSAGLGNFQYEGYLLASGMFMVKFLESLSQRQWQFRTRMLGLKVRSLLSAAIFQKQLRLSSSAKLIHSSGEIMNYVTVDAYRVGEFPVWFHQMWTIVIQLGIALVILYHAVGFATVSSMIVIMLTVLCNIPVSKLQHKFQTRLMEAQDERLKSMSEALVNMKVLKLYAWDTHFKEVIEGLRAKECKWLSAFQLQRAYNTFLFWSSPVAVSAATFLSCYLFEIPLYPSNVFTFVATLRLIQDPVRSIPDVIGAVIQAEVAYGRIGKFLDATELQNGDLRRKCNVNLEKSIMIKSASFSWDRNPSKPTLENINLELKPGEKAAICGEVGSGKSTLLEAILGEIPNTEGMIQVCGKIAYVSQNAWIQTGSVQDNILFGSVMDRQRYQETIEKCSLVKDFEMLPLGDLTEIGERGVNLSGGQKQRIQLARALYQDADIYLLDDPFSAVDAQTATDLFNEYVMGALLAKTVLLVTHKVDFLQAFDPILLMSDGKILHAAPYHELLACSEVFQKLTNAHKGIVSPESLEKVVSQKEAETVRRELSGSIKQQSMAKLTGEDQLIKKEEREKGDTGLKPYLQYLNQNKGFLYFLLAVLSHLIFMAGQISQNSWMAANVQNPQVSTLRLIMVYLAIGCSTALFLLSRSVFIVILGLQSSKSLFIQLLNSLLHAPMSFFDSTPLGRILTRVSADTSIVDIDVPFSLIFSISASINIYCNLGVLIAVTWQVLFVSIPMIYLTIRLQGYYLASAKELMRINGTTKSLVANHLAESISGAIIIRAYEEEDRFFTMFLKLVDRNASPFFHNFSASEWLIQRLETMGAVVLSTSALLMALLPAGTFSSGFVGMALSYGFSLNMSLVFASQNQCILANNIVSVERLNQYMHITREASEIVEGNRPPPNWPVLGRVVLQDLKIRYRPDTPLILKGINCTFEGGHKIGIVGRTGSGKSTLIGALFRIVEPAGGKIIIDDIDIVTIGLHDLRSRFAVIPQDPTLFHGSVRYNLDPLSQYTDQQIWEVLDKCQLREVVQEKEHGLDSLVVEDGSNWSMGQRQLFCLGRALLRRSRILVLDEATASIDNATDAILQKTIRREFADCTVITVAHRILTVVDCTMVLAISEGKVAEYDCPLKLMKTKGSLLGELVKEYWSHTSASSIRATDS, from the exons ATGGATGCCATAAGAA GCGCTCGGATGGCTTTCTGTGGGGGAAATATCTGTTCAGATCTTGCTGGAGCCAATTGTGGTCTTGGTGGAATTCTCTACTCAAACACTTGTGTCAACCACTTCTTTGTCATGTTAATCAATGTGCTTCTTGTCTTCTCTTTCTTCCTAAATTTCGCTCACAAAGTTTCATGTGGAGTTGGTACAATGGAGAGATCCTTTTGGAGCTTGTCCCCATTGCGAATTTCTTCTCTGATCTTTAGTGGCTTATTGGGTTTGGCCTATATTGGCCTTGGATTATGGAAGTTGGAAGAGAAATTAAGGAAGGGTGAGGGCTTCTTCCCTTTGCATTGGTGGCTACTGGTATTTTCTCAGGGTTTTACCTGGGTGGCAATGTGCTTGGCAGTGAGCATAAGAGCCAAGCATCTAGGAAACACCTTTGTTAGGCTGTGGTCAGGATTAGCTAGTGCTTTTGCTGGGTTTCTTTGTATCTCTTCTGTCTTGAGCATCCTTGTAGAGAATTCCACTTCGACAAGAATTGCTCTCAATCTTTTGTCATTGCCAGGCACTACACTTTTGTTGTTTTGCACCTGTAACGGATCCAAAGCTAAGGAGGACCAAGAAAGTTCCGAGGAGTCTATTTATGCACCACTGAATAGCAAATATAGTGCAAAATCAAGCCACCCAGTGGAATTGATCACTCCTTTTGCACATGCTGGCTTCCTCAGTAGAGTGTCATTTTGGTGGTTAAACCCTTTGATGAAGCAGGGCTATAAAAAGCCGCTGGAGGAGAAAGATGTACCGCAACTAGGTGAACTAGATTCAGCAGAAAGCCTCTGCTCTTTGTTTCTCGAGAGACTGAATAACCAAAAACAGAATAACCAAGCCTCCTCTTCGTCCTACTTATGGATAATTGTTTCTTGCCataagaaagaaattttttcTTCTGGTTTCTTTGCGTTGCTCAAGGTTCTAACCATGTCAGCTGGTCCAGTGCTTCTTAATGCCTTTATCAAAGTCTCAGCAGGTTTGGGAAATTTTCAGTATGAAGGTTACTTATTGGCATCAGGAATGTTCATGGTGAAATTCTTGGAATCTTTATCTCAAAGGCAATGGCAGTTCCGCACCAGAATGTTGGGACTAAAAGTGAGATCTCTGTTATCAGCAGCTATTTTCCAAAAGCAATTGAGGCTGTCAAGCTCTGCTAAGCTGATTCATTCTTCTGGAGAGATAATGAATTATGTTACAGTTGATGCCTATAGAGTAGGGGAATTCCCAGTCTGGTTTCATCAAATGTGGACGATAGTTATTCAACTCGGCATTGCTTTAGTAATTCTTTACCATGCTGTGGGTTTTGCTACGGTTTCTTCCATGATTGTGATCATGCTTACTGTTCTTTGTAACATTCCAGTGTCCAAGCTACAGCACAAGTTTCAAACGAGGCTTATGGAAGCTCAGGATGAAAGACTGAAATCTATGTCAGAGGCACTGGTAAATATGAAAGTATTAAAGCTTTACGCTTGGGATACACATTTCAAGGAGGTCATCGAAGGGTTAAGGGCCAAAGAGTGCAAATGGCTGTCAGCATTTCAGCTACAAAGAGCATACAATACCTTCCTCTTTTGGTCATCACCTGTAGCAGTCTCTGCTGCTACATTCTTGTCTTGCTATCTTTTTGAGATACCTCTGTATCCAAGTAATGTCTTCACATTTGTAGCAACATTGCGACTCATTCAAGATCCAGTCAGatcaattcctgatgttataggtGCAGTTATTCAAGCAGAGGTTGCATATGGCCGCATAGGAAAGTTTCTTGATGCGACTGAGTTGCAGAATGGGGATCTCAGAAGAAAATGCAATgttaatctcgaaaaatcaataatGATTAAGTCTGCTAGCTTTTCTTGGGATAGAAATCCATCTAAACCCACATTGGAGAACATCAACTTAGAGCTCAAACCTGGAGAAAAGGCAGCAATCTGTGGTGAGGTTGGATCTGGAAAGTCAACTCTTTTGGAAGCTATTCTTGGAGAGATTCCAAATACCGAAGGGATG ATTCAAGTCTGTGGCAAGATTGCCTATGTTTCTCAGAATGCATGGATCCAGACGGGAAGTGTGCAAGATAATATTCTCTTTGGCTCTGTGATGGATAGGCAACGATACCAGGAAACTATAGAGAAATGTTCCCTGGTCAAGGATTTTGAGATGCTGCCTCTTGGAGATCTTACTGAAATTGGAGAAAGAGGAGTAAATCTTAGTGGTGGTCAGAAGCAGCGCATTCAACTTGCACGTGCATTGTATCAGGATGCTGATATATATCTCTTAGATGATCCTTTCAGTGCTGTTGATGCCCAAACCGCTACCGATTTATTCAAT GAATATGTCATGGGAGCTTTGTTAGCAAAGACAGTTCTACTTGTAACTCATAAAGTGGATTTTCTTCAAGCATTTGATCCTATACTG CTGATGTCAGATGGAAAAATTCTTCATGCTGCTCCTTATCATGAACTATTGGCTTGCAGCGAAGTATTTCAGAAACTTACCAATGCACATAAGGGCATTGTTAGTCCTGAAAGTCTTGAAAAGGTTGTTTCTCAGAAAGAAGCTGAAACTGTCAGAAGAGAGCTCAGTGGTAGTATTAAACAGCAAAGCATGGCAAAATTGACAGGAGAAGATCAATTGATTAAGAAAGAGGAAAGAGAGAAGGGTGATACTGGTCTAAAGCCTTATTTGCAGTACTTGAATCAGAACAAGGGATTCTTGTACTTCTTGCTGGCAGTTCTTTCTCATCTGATCTTTATGGCTGGGCAGATCTCTCAGAACTCATGGATGGCTGCCAATGTTCAAAATCCTCAAGTGAGCACATTGCGATTGATTATGGTTTACTTGGCAATTGGGTGTAGCACTGCACTGTTCTTATTATCTAGATCCGTGTTTATTGTTATCTTGGGTCTGCAGTCATCAAAATCCCTATTTATTCAACTGCTTAACTCGCTATTGCATGCTCCGATGTCATTTTTCGACTCCACTCCTCTAGGAAGGATATTAACTAGG GTCTCTGCCGATACGAGCATAGTCGACATTGATGTTCCTTTTAGTTTAATTTTTAGTATCAGTGCTAGTATCAACATTTACTGCAACCTTGGGGTGCTGATTGCTGTCACTTGGCAAGTGCTATTTGTCTCTATACCAATGATTTATTTGACCATTCGTTTGCAG GGATACTACTTGGCATCTGCAAAGGAGTTGATGCGGATCAATGGAACCACCAAGTCTCTTGTTGCAAACCACCTAGCTGAATCTATATCAGGGGCAATAATTATAAGAGCTTATGAGGAAGAAGACCGTTTCTTTACTATGTTTTTGAAGCTTGTTGACAGAAACGCTAGCCCATTTTTCCATAATTTTTCAGCTAGTGAGTGGTTGATCCAGCGTTTGGAGACCATGGGCGCTGTTGTTCTTTCAACTTCAGCTCTTTTAATGGCTTTGCTTCCTGCAGGAACTTTTAGCTCAG GATTTGTTGGCATGGCACTATCTTATGGGTTTTCATTAAATATGTCCCTTGTTTTTGCTAGTCAAAATCAGTGCATACTTGCAAATAATATCGTCTCTGTAGAAAGGCTGAATCAGTATATGCACATCACCAGGGAAGCCTCTGAAATTGTTGAAGGCAACCGGCCTCCACCAAATTGGCCTGTTCTTGGTAGAGTTGTGCTTCAGGATCTGAAG ATCAGGTATCGACCAGATACTCCCCTTATACTTAAAGGGATCAATTGCACATTTGAGGGAGGACACAAAATTGGGATAGTTGGCCGAACTGGAAGTGGGAAATCAACTCTAATAGGTGCACTATTTCGAATTGTTGAGCCAGCTGGAGGAAAAATCATTATAGATGACATTGACATTGTCACGATTGGGCTTCATGATCTAAGGTCCCGATTTGCTGTCATACCTCAAGATCCAACACTTTTCCATGGCTCAGTTAGATATAACTTGGATCCTTTGAGTCAATACACTGATCAGCAAATATGGGAG GTCCTTGATAAATGTCAGCTACGAGAAGTTGTTCAAGAGAAAGAACATGGCCTGGATTCACTAG TTGTTGAAGATGGATCTAATTGGAGCATGGGACAACGGCAGTTGTTTTGTTTGGGAAGAGCATTATTACGCAGAAGTCGTATATTAGTTCTTGATGAAGCCACAGCATCAATTGACAATGCCACAGATGCGATCCTTCAAAAGACCATCAGAAGAGAATTTGCAGATTGCACTGTGATTACTGTGGCTCATAGAATCCTAACCGTGGTGGATTGCACGATGGTGCTTGCTATTAGTGAAG GAAAAGTTGCGGAGTATGACTGCCCACTGAAATTGATGAAGACCAAAGGATCTCTACTAGGGGAGCTTGTCAAAGAATACTGGTCCCATACTTCTGCTTCTAGCATCCGAGCCACGGATTCCTAG
- the LOC103989626 gene encoding ABC transporter C family member 10-like isoform X2, producing the protein MDAIRSARMAFCGGNICSDLAGANCGLGGILYSNTCVNHFFVMLINVLLVFSFFLNFAHKVSCGVGTMERSFWSLSPLRISSLIFSGLLGLAYIGLGLWKLEEKLRKGEGFFPLHWWLLVFSQGFTWVAMCLAVSIRAKHLGNTFVRLWSGLASAFAGFLCISSVLSILVENSTSTRIALNLLSLPGTTLLLFCTCNGSKAKEDQESSEESIYAPLNSKYSAKSSHPVELITPFAHAGFLSRVSFWWLNPLMKQGYKKPLEEKDVPQLGELDSAESLCSLFLERLNNQKQNNQASSSSYLWIIVSCHKKEIFSSGFFALLKVLTMSAGPVLLNAFIKVSAGLGNFQYEGYLLASGMFMVKFLESLSQRQWQFRTRMLGLKVRSLLSAAIFQKQLRLSSSAKLIHSSGEIMNYVTVDAYRVGEFPVWFHQMWTIVIQLGIALVILYHAVGFATVSSMIVIMLTVLCNIPVSKLQHKFQTRLMEAQDERLKSMSEALVNMKVLKLYAWDTHFKEVIEGLRAKECKWLSAFQLQRAYNTFLFWSSPVAVSAATFLSCYLFEIPLYPSNVFTFVATLRLIQDPVRSIPDVIGAVIQAEVAYGRIGKFLDATELQNGDLRRKCNVNLEKSIMIKSASFSWDRNPSKPTLENINLELKPGEKAAICGEVGSGKSTLLEAILGEIPNTEGMIQVCGKIAYVSQNAWIQTGSVQDNILFGSVMDRQRYQETIEKCSLVKDFEMLPLGDLTEIGERGVNLSGGQKQRIQLARALYQDADIYLLDDPFSAVDAQTATDLFNEYVMGALLAKTVLLVTHKVDFLQAFDPILLMSDGKILHAAPYHELLACSEVFQKLTNAHKGIVSPESLEKVVSQKEAETVRRELSGSIKQQSMAKLTGEDQLIKKEEREKGDTGLKPYLQYLNQNKGFLYFLLAVLSHLIFMAGQISQNSWMAANVQNPQVSTLRLIMVYLAIGCSTALFLLSRSVFIVILGLQSSKSLFIQLLNSLLHAPMSFFDSTPLGRILTRVSADTSIVDIDVPFSLIFSISASINIYCNLGVLIAVTWQVLFVSIPMIYLTIRLQGYYLASAKELMRINGTTKSLVANHLAESISGAIIIRAYEEEDRFFTMFLKLVDRNASPFFHNFSASEWLIQRLETMGAVVLSTSALLMALLPAGTFSSGFVGMALSYGFSLNMSLVFASQNQCILANNIVSVERLNQYMHITREASEIVEGNRPPPNWPVLGRVVLQDLKIRYRPDTPLILKGINCTFEGGHKIGIVGRTGSGKSTLIGALFRIVEPAGGKIIIDDIDIVTIGLHDLRSRFAVIPQDPTLFHGSVRYNLDPLSQYTDQQIWEVLDKCQLREVVQEKEHGLDSLVVEDGSNWSMGQRQLFCLGRALLRRSRILVLDEATASIDNATDAILQKTIRREFADCTVITVAHRILTVVDCTMVLAISEVAEYDCPLKLMKTKGSLLGELVKEYWSHTSASSIRATDS; encoded by the exons ATGGATGCCATAAGAA GCGCTCGGATGGCTTTCTGTGGGGGAAATATCTGTTCAGATCTTGCTGGAGCCAATTGTGGTCTTGGTGGAATTCTCTACTCAAACACTTGTGTCAACCACTTCTTTGTCATGTTAATCAATGTGCTTCTTGTCTTCTCTTTCTTCCTAAATTTCGCTCACAAAGTTTCATGTGGAGTTGGTACAATGGAGAGATCCTTTTGGAGCTTGTCCCCATTGCGAATTTCTTCTCTGATCTTTAGTGGCTTATTGGGTTTGGCCTATATTGGCCTTGGATTATGGAAGTTGGAAGAGAAATTAAGGAAGGGTGAGGGCTTCTTCCCTTTGCATTGGTGGCTACTGGTATTTTCTCAGGGTTTTACCTGGGTGGCAATGTGCTTGGCAGTGAGCATAAGAGCCAAGCATCTAGGAAACACCTTTGTTAGGCTGTGGTCAGGATTAGCTAGTGCTTTTGCTGGGTTTCTTTGTATCTCTTCTGTCTTGAGCATCCTTGTAGAGAATTCCACTTCGACAAGAATTGCTCTCAATCTTTTGTCATTGCCAGGCACTACACTTTTGTTGTTTTGCACCTGTAACGGATCCAAAGCTAAGGAGGACCAAGAAAGTTCCGAGGAGTCTATTTATGCACCACTGAATAGCAAATATAGTGCAAAATCAAGCCACCCAGTGGAATTGATCACTCCTTTTGCACATGCTGGCTTCCTCAGTAGAGTGTCATTTTGGTGGTTAAACCCTTTGATGAAGCAGGGCTATAAAAAGCCGCTGGAGGAGAAAGATGTACCGCAACTAGGTGAACTAGATTCAGCAGAAAGCCTCTGCTCTTTGTTTCTCGAGAGACTGAATAACCAAAAACAGAATAACCAAGCCTCCTCTTCGTCCTACTTATGGATAATTGTTTCTTGCCataagaaagaaattttttcTTCTGGTTTCTTTGCGTTGCTCAAGGTTCTAACCATGTCAGCTGGTCCAGTGCTTCTTAATGCCTTTATCAAAGTCTCAGCAGGTTTGGGAAATTTTCAGTATGAAGGTTACTTATTGGCATCAGGAATGTTCATGGTGAAATTCTTGGAATCTTTATCTCAAAGGCAATGGCAGTTCCGCACCAGAATGTTGGGACTAAAAGTGAGATCTCTGTTATCAGCAGCTATTTTCCAAAAGCAATTGAGGCTGTCAAGCTCTGCTAAGCTGATTCATTCTTCTGGAGAGATAATGAATTATGTTACAGTTGATGCCTATAGAGTAGGGGAATTCCCAGTCTGGTTTCATCAAATGTGGACGATAGTTATTCAACTCGGCATTGCTTTAGTAATTCTTTACCATGCTGTGGGTTTTGCTACGGTTTCTTCCATGATTGTGATCATGCTTACTGTTCTTTGTAACATTCCAGTGTCCAAGCTACAGCACAAGTTTCAAACGAGGCTTATGGAAGCTCAGGATGAAAGACTGAAATCTATGTCAGAGGCACTGGTAAATATGAAAGTATTAAAGCTTTACGCTTGGGATACACATTTCAAGGAGGTCATCGAAGGGTTAAGGGCCAAAGAGTGCAAATGGCTGTCAGCATTTCAGCTACAAAGAGCATACAATACCTTCCTCTTTTGGTCATCACCTGTAGCAGTCTCTGCTGCTACATTCTTGTCTTGCTATCTTTTTGAGATACCTCTGTATCCAAGTAATGTCTTCACATTTGTAGCAACATTGCGACTCATTCAAGATCCAGTCAGatcaattcctgatgttataggtGCAGTTATTCAAGCAGAGGTTGCATATGGCCGCATAGGAAAGTTTCTTGATGCGACTGAGTTGCAGAATGGGGATCTCAGAAGAAAATGCAATgttaatctcgaaaaatcaataatGATTAAGTCTGCTAGCTTTTCTTGGGATAGAAATCCATCTAAACCCACATTGGAGAACATCAACTTAGAGCTCAAACCTGGAGAAAAGGCAGCAATCTGTGGTGAGGTTGGATCTGGAAAGTCAACTCTTTTGGAAGCTATTCTTGGAGAGATTCCAAATACCGAAGGGATG ATTCAAGTCTGTGGCAAGATTGCCTATGTTTCTCAGAATGCATGGATCCAGACGGGAAGTGTGCAAGATAATATTCTCTTTGGCTCTGTGATGGATAGGCAACGATACCAGGAAACTATAGAGAAATGTTCCCTGGTCAAGGATTTTGAGATGCTGCCTCTTGGAGATCTTACTGAAATTGGAGAAAGAGGAGTAAATCTTAGTGGTGGTCAGAAGCAGCGCATTCAACTTGCACGTGCATTGTATCAGGATGCTGATATATATCTCTTAGATGATCCTTTCAGTGCTGTTGATGCCCAAACCGCTACCGATTTATTCAAT GAATATGTCATGGGAGCTTTGTTAGCAAAGACAGTTCTACTTGTAACTCATAAAGTGGATTTTCTTCAAGCATTTGATCCTATACTG CTGATGTCAGATGGAAAAATTCTTCATGCTGCTCCTTATCATGAACTATTGGCTTGCAGCGAAGTATTTCAGAAACTTACCAATGCACATAAGGGCATTGTTAGTCCTGAAAGTCTTGAAAAGGTTGTTTCTCAGAAAGAAGCTGAAACTGTCAGAAGAGAGCTCAGTGGTAGTATTAAACAGCAAAGCATGGCAAAATTGACAGGAGAAGATCAATTGATTAAGAAAGAGGAAAGAGAGAAGGGTGATACTGGTCTAAAGCCTTATTTGCAGTACTTGAATCAGAACAAGGGATTCTTGTACTTCTTGCTGGCAGTTCTTTCTCATCTGATCTTTATGGCTGGGCAGATCTCTCAGAACTCATGGATGGCTGCCAATGTTCAAAATCCTCAAGTGAGCACATTGCGATTGATTATGGTTTACTTGGCAATTGGGTGTAGCACTGCACTGTTCTTATTATCTAGATCCGTGTTTATTGTTATCTTGGGTCTGCAGTCATCAAAATCCCTATTTATTCAACTGCTTAACTCGCTATTGCATGCTCCGATGTCATTTTTCGACTCCACTCCTCTAGGAAGGATATTAACTAGG GTCTCTGCCGATACGAGCATAGTCGACATTGATGTTCCTTTTAGTTTAATTTTTAGTATCAGTGCTAGTATCAACATTTACTGCAACCTTGGGGTGCTGATTGCTGTCACTTGGCAAGTGCTATTTGTCTCTATACCAATGATTTATTTGACCATTCGTTTGCAG GGATACTACTTGGCATCTGCAAAGGAGTTGATGCGGATCAATGGAACCACCAAGTCTCTTGTTGCAAACCACCTAGCTGAATCTATATCAGGGGCAATAATTATAAGAGCTTATGAGGAAGAAGACCGTTTCTTTACTATGTTTTTGAAGCTTGTTGACAGAAACGCTAGCCCATTTTTCCATAATTTTTCAGCTAGTGAGTGGTTGATCCAGCGTTTGGAGACCATGGGCGCTGTTGTTCTTTCAACTTCAGCTCTTTTAATGGCTTTGCTTCCTGCAGGAACTTTTAGCTCAG GATTTGTTGGCATGGCACTATCTTATGGGTTTTCATTAAATATGTCCCTTGTTTTTGCTAGTCAAAATCAGTGCATACTTGCAAATAATATCGTCTCTGTAGAAAGGCTGAATCAGTATATGCACATCACCAGGGAAGCCTCTGAAATTGTTGAAGGCAACCGGCCTCCACCAAATTGGCCTGTTCTTGGTAGAGTTGTGCTTCAGGATCTGAAG ATCAGGTATCGACCAGATACTCCCCTTATACTTAAAGGGATCAATTGCACATTTGAGGGAGGACACAAAATTGGGATAGTTGGCCGAACTGGAAGTGGGAAATCAACTCTAATAGGTGCACTATTTCGAATTGTTGAGCCAGCTGGAGGAAAAATCATTATAGATGACATTGACATTGTCACGATTGGGCTTCATGATCTAAGGTCCCGATTTGCTGTCATACCTCAAGATCCAACACTTTTCCATGGCTCAGTTAGATATAACTTGGATCCTTTGAGTCAATACACTGATCAGCAAATATGGGAG GTCCTTGATAAATGTCAGCTACGAGAAGTTGTTCAAGAGAAAGAACATGGCCTGGATTCACTAG TTGTTGAAGATGGATCTAATTGGAGCATGGGACAACGGCAGTTGTTTTGTTTGGGAAGAGCATTATTACGCAGAAGTCGTATATTAGTTCTTGATGAAGCCACAGCATCAATTGACAATGCCACAGATGCGATCCTTCAAAAGACCATCAGAAGAGAATTTGCAGATTGCACTGTGATTACTGTGGCTCATAGAATCCTAACCGTGGTGGATTGCACGATGGTGCTTGCTATTAGTGAAG TTGCGGAGTATGACTGCCCACTGAAATTGATGAAGACCAAAGGATCTCTACTAGGGGAGCTTGTCAAAGAATACTGGTCCCATACTTCTGCTTCTAGCATCCGAGCCACGGATTCCTAG